AGACCCGCGCCTCGTCCCGGAACGTCCGGGGCGACGTACCGACGACGCGGCGGAACGCCGTACTGAACGCGCTCTCGGACCGGTAGCCGGTGGCCTTCGCGAGTTCGGAGATCGAGAGCGTGTCGCGCGCGAGGGCGTCCCGGGCAAGGCTCATACGCCAATGGATCAGGTACTCCAGGGGCGGGACCCCGACGTGGTTCTTGAAGGACTGGGCGAACGCCGAACGCGACATGTGACTGATCCCGGCGAGTTCCTGAAGCGTCCAGGGGTGGGCGACGTCCGCGTGGACGGCGCGCAGGGCGGCCCCGATGCCGTCCTCGTTCAGGGCGCCCAGCCAGCCGGTGGGCCGGTCCGTCCGGCCGGCGTGAGCCCGCAGCATGTGCACGAGCAGGATCTGGGCGAGGTGGTTCTCCACCAGCGGGCCGCCGGCGGCGGCGTTCCCGACCTCGGTGGCCAGGTGATCGATCAGCTGCCCGAGCCGGTAGCCGTGCGGATCGCCCGCGCGGACGATCACGAGCGGCGGCAGCAGATCGGTCAGGAGGGCCGCGTTCTGGTCGTCGAACGCGATGTGCCCGACGCAGAGGTAGAGGTCGTCCTCGGACTCCGGACCGATCCACACGAACCCGTTGGCGGCACCTGCGAGCACCGGGCCCGCGGGGCGCGGGCTCGCGTCGAGCGCGCTGGCCAGCACGTACGACGGCGGGTTGCCCAGCATGAACGTGTCGCCCGCGTGCAGGAGCACCGGCTCGTGCCCTTCGAGGACCAGCCAGCACGTGCCGCGCACGAGGCCGCCGATCCGCACGTGCAGGAACGGGTCGAAGCGCAGCGCCCACGTGCCCACGGCCCGGAGGCTGGGCCCGATCACCGTGCGGGGCCGCAGCAGGCCGATCGCGTCGGCCACCGGATCCTGAAAGCCGAGCATCTGGCACCCCTCCTGGACGATACGTAAAGAACTCCGGACTCCGCATCATGGATCGTACTGGGTTGCTCCAGCAGTATCGAAGACGGAAGAGATCGGCATCGAGACACTGATGGAGACAGTCAGATGGGACAGCTGGAAGGTAAGACGGCCGTGGTCACCGGGGGCAGCACCGGGATCGGTCTGGCCACCGCCGTACGGCTCGCGGACGAGGGCGCGCACGTGTTCGTGACCGGACGGCGCGAGGCCGAGCTGGAAGCCGCCGTCAAGACGATCGGACCGGAGCGGGCGACGGGAGTCGCCGGCGACATCGCCGAACCGGCCGACCTGGACCGGCTCTACGACGCCGTCCGGGCGCGCGGCAACGGGCTGGACGTGCTCGTGGCGAACGCGGCGGTCGGTTCGTTCGTGTCGCTCGAACAGACCACGGAGCAGCACTTCGACCAGATGTTCGGGGTCAACGTCCGCGGCACGCTGTTCACCGTGCAGAAGGCGCTGCCGCTGCTCAACGACGGCGCGTCGGTGATCCTCGTCGGGTCCACGGCGGCCGATCGTGGCGTGGCCGCGTTCGGTGCGTACGCGGCGTCGAAGGCGGCCGTCCGGTCCTTCGCGCGGACCTGGTCCACCGAGCTCAAGGACCGGGGCATCCGGGTCAACGTGGTGTCACCGGCCTGGATCGAGACGCCTGGCGGCAC
The Kribbella italica DNA segment above includes these coding regions:
- a CDS encoding AraC family transcriptional regulator; its protein translation is MLGFQDPVADAIGLLRPRTVIGPSLRAVGTWALRFDPFLHVRIGGLVRGTCWLVLEGHEPVLLHAGDTFMLGNPPSYVLASALDASPRPAGPVLAGAANGFVWIGPESEDDLYLCVGHIAFDDQNAALLTDLLPPLVIVRAGDPHGYRLGQLIDHLATEVGNAAAGGPLVENHLAQILLVHMLRAHAGRTDRPTGWLGALNEDGIGAALRAVHADVAHPWTLQELAGISHMSRSAFAQSFKNHVGVPPLEYLIHWRMSLARDALARDTLSISELAKATGYRSESAFSTAFRRVVGTSPRTFRDEARV
- a CDS encoding SDR family NAD(P)-dependent oxidoreductase encodes the protein MGQLEGKTAVVTGGSTGIGLATAVRLADEGAHVFVTGRREAELEAAVKTIGPERATGVAGDIAEPADLDRLYDAVRARGNGLDVLVANAAVGSFVSLEQTTEQHFDQMFGVNVRGTLFTVQKALPLLNDGASVILVGSTAADRGVAAFGAYAASKAAVRSFARTWSTELKDRGIRVNVVSPAWIETPGGTAAFGDEETARAVKENVVATVPKGRMGRPDEAAAVVAFLASEESSYVVGANLYVDGGANQI